A part of Uloborus diversus isolate 005 chromosome 6, Udiv.v.3.1, whole genome shotgun sequence genomic DNA contains:
- the LOC129224462 gene encoding PI-PLC X domain-containing protein 1-like has product MTVSERHGGVLCILFLFGMSEVTFALLRHDVNDGLGFEVSYAGGTEVKPVVFLTVSSLASRTNNVEDRIIEMNWDYIAQQDVEAEVWVKLYNADPLANHSDPLISVRPSSAGYHRTNIKYPEIAFTTENLTDTCLGFWITYERNSEISSWNCLRARPHWMNEIRSILGNMSLIEMMIPGTHNAGSYGPFNRNEDNRFNRYLLNQEENIWSQLVYGIRYLDLRVAYHDSVNPPEKFWITHSSFRTEVPVREAINQVKRFLNATSEIVIMDFHRFVGGFQGQDSVVRHQELIHLLEEELADYMIPAGFTPWVTLNSLWDVDRRLYVGYADNNARRQSQYLFPAIKHLWGDVDKVRDLKAYLNRTVCSTRAPRGLTSAMAQLTPSTMGAIFDFYGGLRNMADAVNRQITKWFRDEWSHCANIVSTDYFLGNNIIEIAIETNKRRRPLPGTVFS; this is encoded by the exons GTTTTGAAGTAAGTTACGCAGGAGGAACGGAAGTAAAGCCTGTAGTTTTTCTAACTGTGTCTTCCCTGGCATCAAGGACCAACAACGTGGAAGACCGCATAATTGAGATGAACTGGGATTATATTGCCCAACAGGACGTGGAAGCAGAAGTATGGGTGAAGCTTTACAATGCTGATCCTCTCGCAAATCATTCCGATCCTTTAATATCTGTACGGCCTAGCTCAGCTGGATATCACAG GACGAATATAAAGTATCCAGAAATAGCATTTACAACAGAAAATCTGACGGACACTTGCCTTGGCTTTTGGATAACATACgaaagaaattctgaaatttctTCTTGGAATTGTTTACGAGCAAGACCTCATTGGATGAATGAAATTAGATCAATACTGGGAAATATGTCTCTAATCGAAATGATGATACCAGGAACACACAATGCTGGAAGCTATGGCCCTTTTAATAGAAATGAAGACAACAGGTTCAACAGGTACCTGCTGAATCAGGAGGAAAATATTTGGAGTCAGCTGGTGTATGGAATCAGGTATCTGGATTTACGAGTAGCTTATCATGACTCAGTGAATCCCCCTGAAAAGTTCTGGATTACGCACAGTTCTTTTAGAACAGAAGTGCCAGTAAGAGAAGCCATAAATCAAGTCAAACGATTTCTAAACGCCACTTCAGAAATCGTAATAATGGATTTCCATCGTTTTGTGGGAGGGTTCCAAGGCCAGGATTCTGTGGTGCGACATCAAGAATTAATCCACTTACTTGAAGAAGAGTTAGCAGATTACATGATTCCTGCTGGTTTCACTCCTTGGGTAACTCTCAATTCTCTTTGGGATGTTGACAGAAGACTTTACGTTGGCTATGCTGACAACAACGCCAGGAGACAAAGCCAGTATCTCTTTCCAGCAATAAAGCATCTGTGGGGAGACGTTGATAAAGTGCGCGATCTCAAAGCATATTTGAATAGGACAGTTTGCAGCACTCGGGCACCAAGAGGACTTACCTCTGCCATGGCTCAACTAACACCTTCCACCATGGGAGCAATCTTCGACTTCTATGGCGGGTTGCGAAACATGGCGGATGCTGTTAATCGACAGATCACAAAGTGGTTTCGAGATGAATGGAGCCATTGTGCAAATATTGTATCCACTGACTATTTCTTGGGTAACAACATTATTGAAATTGCCATTGAGACTAATAAAAGAAGAAGGCCGTTACCAGgaactgtattttcataa